The proteins below are encoded in one region of Fibrella aestuarina BUZ 2:
- a CDS encoding Sua5/YciO/YrdC/YwlC family protein yields MTPTNRDLIQALRQGQLIGIADETGWSVAADPQNETAVQQLIALKGATRNPYQLTVLAKNTDQVALYVAKMPDVGYDLVEYAELPLVVLFEGGKNVAAPADSGEIAIRKSLSEPVQFLLGGFGKGLLTLPFESFSLPEAAQNVVAYTLGEASRNFRKPRIMRLGSGGQIEFIRK; encoded by the coding sequence ATGACTCCCACAAATCGTGATCTTATCCAGGCGCTCCGGCAAGGGCAGCTCATCGGCATTGCCGACGAGACCGGCTGGTCGGTGGCGGCTGATCCGCAGAACGAAACGGCTGTGCAACAGCTAATTGCCTTAAAAGGGGCGACCCGTAACCCCTATCAGCTAACAGTGTTAGCCAAGAATACGGACCAGGTTGCGTTATATGTCGCTAAGATGCCCGACGTTGGGTATGATTTAGTTGAGTACGCCGAGCTACCTTTGGTGGTGTTGTTTGAGGGCGGCAAGAACGTGGCGGCTCCGGCCGACAGCGGTGAGATCGCCATTCGGAAGTCGTTGAGCGAACCGGTTCAGTTTCTGCTGGGCGGCTTTGGAAAAGGGTTGCTGACGCTGCCGTTTGAAAGCTTCAGCCTGCCCGAGGCCGCACAGAACGTGGTTGCCTATACGCTTGGCGAGGCCTCGCGGAATTTCCGTAAGCCCCGTATTATGCGCCTGGGTAGCGGCGGACAGATTGAGTTTATTCGTAAGTAA
- a CDS encoding CCA tRNA nucleotidyltransferase: protein MNFSDFLHTKPVFERVAEQARKLDIPAYVVGGYVRDLVLKRPSKDIDIVCLGSGIALAEAVGQAAGAHVAVYQNFGTAMLRMPDPADGDVDVEFVGARKESYRADSRKPIVEDGTLQDDQNRRDLTINAMSISLNAADFGALIDPFDGLGDLKRRIIRTPLAPDITFSDDPLRMMRAIRFATQLNFDIDPDTFDGIVRMKDRLPIVSMERVIDELNKIILAKTPSYGFKLLYHAGLLELILPELTALKGVETVDGKGHKDNFYHTLQVLDNVAGMTDDLWVRWAALLHDIAKTQTKRFDKRVGWTFHGHEEVGARQVPTLFRRLKLPLNEHMKQVQKLVRLHMRPIPLVKEGITDSALRRLLFDVGPDLEALLTLCRADITSKNHEKVQRHLQRFDQVEQKLHDLEERDQLRNFQPVITGELIMETFNLKPSKLVGELKVAVREAILEGMIPNQYAVAYPFMIAEGEKRGLTVAKYVEATNVPGDEAPDTSGALPQPTPKSLPQPDERKQ from the coding sequence ATGAATTTTTCTGATTTTCTGCACACAAAGCCCGTTTTCGAGCGGGTGGCCGAGCAGGCACGCAAGCTGGACATACCAGCCTACGTGGTGGGCGGCTATGTGCGTGATTTAGTATTGAAACGCCCCTCGAAAGACATCGACATTGTCTGTTTGGGAAGCGGCATTGCCCTGGCCGAAGCGGTTGGCCAGGCCGCCGGGGCGCATGTGGCCGTATACCAAAATTTTGGGACCGCTATGCTGCGGATGCCCGACCCCGCCGATGGCGACGTAGACGTGGAATTTGTGGGCGCCCGGAAAGAATCGTACCGGGCCGATTCGCGTAAGCCGATCGTGGAAGACGGCACCTTGCAGGATGATCAGAATCGGCGCGATCTGACCATCAACGCCATGAGTATCAGCCTGAACGCCGCCGACTTTGGTGCCCTGATCGACCCGTTTGATGGGCTTGGCGACCTCAAGCGCCGGATCATCCGAACACCGTTAGCCCCCGATATTACCTTTTCCGACGACCCGCTGCGCATGATGCGGGCCATTCGGTTTGCCACGCAACTGAATTTCGACATCGATCCCGATACGTTCGACGGCATCGTGCGGATGAAGGACCGGCTGCCCATCGTGTCGATGGAGCGGGTCATCGATGAACTGAACAAGATCATTCTGGCGAAAACCCCATCGTATGGTTTCAAACTGCTCTACCATGCCGGGTTGCTTGAACTGATCCTGCCCGAACTGACAGCGCTGAAGGGCGTGGAAACGGTGGATGGCAAAGGCCACAAGGATAATTTCTACCACACGCTACAGGTGCTCGACAACGTCGCGGGCATGACCGATGACCTCTGGGTACGTTGGGCGGCGCTGCTGCACGACATTGCCAAAACCCAGACCAAGCGGTTCGATAAGCGCGTTGGCTGGACGTTTCACGGCCACGAGGAAGTAGGGGCTCGGCAGGTACCAACGCTGTTTCGGCGGCTGAAACTGCCGCTCAACGAGCACATGAAACAGGTGCAGAAGCTGGTTCGGCTGCACATGCGCCCGATTCCGCTCGTGAAAGAAGGCATCACCGATTCGGCGCTGCGCCGGTTGTTATTCGATGTTGGTCCCGATCTGGAAGCGCTGCTGACCCTCTGCCGGGCTGATATTACCTCGAAGAACCACGAGAAAGTACAGCGGCATCTGCAACGGTTCGATCAGGTGGAGCAAAAACTACACGATCTGGAAGAACGCGATCAGTTGCGCAATTTTCAGCCGGTGATCACGGGCGAACTGATCATGGAGACGTTCAATCTGAAACCGTCGAAGCTGGTGGGGGAGTTGAAAGTGGCCGTTCGGGAAGCCATTCTGGAAGGGATGATCCCCAACCAATACGCCGTTGCCTACCCGTTTATGATCGCTGAAGGCGAAAAGCGCGGATTAACCGTGGCCAAGTATGTTGAAGCGACGAACGTACCTGGCGATGAAGCTCCAGATACCTCCGGGGCGTTGCCACAGCCGACGCCCAAATCATTACCGCAACCGGATGAGCGCAAACAATAA
- a CDS encoding M61 family metallopeptidase, with protein MNRRLSVLFLLCICITLCTGPVQAAPSGRAHLPADDPAAPAPARITYALSMPQPQTHYFEVEMRLQNAAAATNARKNGYVDLKMPVWTPGSYLIREYAKNVEGFTAAANGQPVRSEKIRKNAWRVYSNADDITVRYRVYAYEFSVRNSFLDDTHGYLNGATMFLYHDALKNGPLTLQITPYKDWKKVSTALKPVANAPFTYEAPDFDILVDSPIEIGNHQTLTFTTANPANAGQAIPHTVAMYSNGPLEYSPNRLTADYKRVCEAAASVVGEHPCTDYTFIVHHTNQGGGGLEHLNSTTLQTNRVAYASEANYKGFLTLVAHEYFHLWNVKRIRPVALGPFNYENENYTHMLWLSEGCTSFYEDYILRRAGFHTPEEYLRIVANDITGIENQPGNNVQSVAESSWDAWIKYYRPNENSANSTVSYYSKGSVLGTLLNLAILSGSNGERNMDDLMRLLYNEYYKKQKRGFTDDEFRRAAEQVAGTPLTDFFDKGVNGTGPLDYARYFEPVGVRLVNVAAKQQDGFLGASAGMNPSTGRQTITAVRRGSAADLGGLNVGDEVLAVDSVRLTDELPKAIAGRKAGDTVQLIVNRGGQVRPLLIKLIENPLLAYRLEVLPNASDKQKALYAKWLFVK; from the coding sequence ATGAACAGACGCTTGTCCGTGTTGTTTTTGCTCTGTATCTGTATAACCCTATGCACTGGCCCGGTCCAGGCAGCCCCATCGGGGCGGGCCCATTTACCCGCCGACGACCCCGCTGCCCCCGCTCCGGCCCGCATCACCTATGCCCTGTCGATGCCCCAACCGCAGACGCATTATTTCGAGGTGGAAATGCGCCTTCAGAACGCGGCGGCGGCCACGAATGCCCGCAAAAATGGGTACGTCGACCTGAAAATGCCCGTCTGGACGCCCGGCTCCTACCTCATCCGCGAATACGCCAAAAACGTGGAAGGGTTTACGGCCGCGGCGAATGGGCAACCCGTCCGTTCCGAAAAAATTCGCAAGAATGCGTGGCGGGTGTACAGCAACGCCGACGACATCACGGTGCGGTACCGGGTCTACGCCTATGAGTTCAGTGTACGGAACAGCTTCCTCGACGATACGCACGGCTACCTCAACGGAGCCACCATGTTTCTGTACCACGATGCGCTGAAAAACGGCCCGCTGACGCTACAGATTACGCCCTACAAGGATTGGAAAAAAGTATCGACGGCCCTCAAGCCCGTTGCCAATGCGCCGTTTACCTACGAGGCCCCCGATTTCGACATCCTGGTCGACTCGCCCATCGAGATCGGCAATCATCAGACACTGACGTTTACCACGGCCAACCCCGCTAATGCGGGGCAGGCGATTCCGCATACCGTGGCCATGTACAGCAACGGGCCGCTCGAGTATAGCCCCAACCGCCTCACCGCCGACTACAAGCGCGTTTGCGAGGCGGCAGCCAGCGTGGTGGGTGAGCACCCCTGCACCGACTACACGTTCATCGTGCACCACACCAACCAGGGTGGCGGCGGGCTGGAGCACCTCAACTCCACTACGCTGCAAACCAACCGGGTAGCCTACGCGTCGGAAGCCAACTACAAAGGGTTTCTGACGCTGGTGGCGCACGAATATTTCCATCTCTGGAACGTGAAGCGGATCCGGCCGGTGGCGCTTGGGCCCTTCAACTACGAAAACGAGAACTACACGCACATGCTGTGGCTGTCGGAAGGCTGCACCTCGTTCTACGAGGATTACATCCTGCGCCGGGCGGGTTTTCACACACCGGAGGAGTACCTCCGCATTGTCGCTAACGACATTACGGGCATCGAAAACCAGCCGGGCAACAACGTGCAGTCGGTAGCTGAGTCGAGCTGGGACGCCTGGATCAAGTACTACCGGCCCAACGAAAACTCGGCCAACAGCACGGTATCGTATTATTCGAAAGGATCGGTGCTGGGTACGTTGCTGAATCTGGCCATTCTGTCGGGCAGCAACGGCGAGCGGAACATGGATGACCTGATGCGGCTGCTCTACAATGAATACTATAAAAAGCAGAAGCGCGGTTTCACCGACGACGAATTCCGCCGGGCCGCTGAGCAGGTAGCCGGTACGCCGCTGACTGACTTCTTCGACAAAGGCGTGAATGGCACCGGCCCGCTTGACTACGCCCGGTATTTCGAGCCCGTAGGCGTGCGACTGGTCAATGTGGCCGCCAAGCAGCAGGACGGTTTTCTGGGGGCGTCGGCGGGTATGAACCCCAGCACCGGTCGCCAGACGATCACGGCGGTACGGCGCGGCAGCGCAGCCGATCTGGGCGGTTTGAACGTAGGCGATGAAGTACTCGCCGTCGATAGCGTCCGGCTCACCGACGAACTGCCCAAGGCCATCGCGGGCCGCAAGGCGGGCGACACGGTTCAGTTGATTGTGAATCGCGGGGGTCAGGTACGTCCGCTACTGATCAAACTGATCGAAAACCCGCTGCTCGCCTATCGCCTCGAAGTGCTCCCCAACGCGTCTGACAAACAGAAGGCGCTGTACGCGAAGTGGCTGTTTGTGAAGTAA